In Terriglobales bacterium, the sequence TGAACCCCCAGCGATCCCCAACCCTCACCGGAGCAATTCCCGAGGTGAACATTCGAGTTTCTTCATATTGCGGTTTAATAACGAATTTACCCTGGTGATCGATATAGCCCCACTTCTCGCCAACCTTGACTGGAGCCAACCCGTCCTGGAATCGGCGGGCAAAATCAAAAGCTGGCTGCACGACTAAGCGCCCCTGTTTATCGATAAAGCCAACTTTGCCACAGATTCGAACCCGATAGAAGCTCTCTTCGGCCAGAGCTCGGGTAGTAATGCAAAGACTCAGCAGCCCAGTACAAAACAAGCGCCTGAGTCTGGTGCGGCCTATTTTGCTGATTTCCATATCCACTCTCCATTGCGGTTAATGTAGCCAAGACCAACTTCATTTCGGACTTCCGCCAGCCCATTTTCGAAGCTTTGAACTTCTTCAAACTGCGCTGGAATAACCAGTTTTCCGGATTTGTCCACGAACCCCCACTTAGAGCCGATCTTCACGGGTCCCCGATCTTCGAAAAGTTCATTAGCCCCATCGAAAGTGCAGGGCACTAGCCAGGCGCCTTTGTGGTCTATGAAGCCCCAGTGATTATCCTTTTCTACTGCGGCAACGCCTGAGGTGAACGCTTCTGCAAACTCGAACTGTGGTTGTATAACGTACGTATTTGTGCGGTCGATGTAGCCCCAAAGTCCGTTCAACTTTACGGGTGATACTCCTTCCTCCAGCGGTCCCTCCATCTCGTCATACATCGGATTAACGATAGTTCGCCCTTGCGTGTCAATCATTCCCCATTTACCCGTAGTCTTGACACGAGCTGTCGGTCCTGTGCCGTCGCCTGGATCCATGAACGTCCGCGCGACCTCAAAGCTCGTAGGGATGACAACTCGCCCTTGGCGATTGATGTAGCCCCAATGCTCTCCCACTTCCACTGAAGCAAGTCCGAAAGAAAAGATTCGAGCATCGTCATACTGAGGCTTAATAACAAGATGACCTTTAGTGTCGATGTAGCCCCACTTGTCTCCAGCCTGTACAGGAGCCAAGCCATCCCGAAACTTGCGAGCTGCTTTGAAGTCGGGGGGAATGATGAGTTTTCCTTGTTCATTCATATACCCGAACTTTCCACCCACTTGAACCCGAAAGAGACGGTCTTTGACCTGGGCCTGCAGGGCGAGGCAGAAAAAAAGCGCAGGAACAAGCGAAATCCAGAGTGGTCGAACTCTACCGCGATGAATCATGTCCTTTTCTCCTGAGGCGTCCTCATGTTCTGTTTCGAGCCCGCAGGCGCCGCTCCTGCGGCTGAAACCAATCCGTGGCTCGTCAGTAATGCACTAATAAGCTGAGCGTCGGGTGAGTATTTTAGAGAACGGAATTCCCGCACCTTCAATGAGCCTCCGAATCACAGCCAAAACTTCGAATGTCCGAGAACCTCCTCCGTACTTGACGTCGTCACCAAATAAGCTTCACGGCAAACTGCAATTGCCGCGAGCTGGTCACGGTTGGGGCACTCAGTACGCCAGCCGCGCCGGTCAGATTTCCAGTGGCATCGAAGAATGTTTGATTGGTTGTGTTGGGCGGGCCAAAGTTAGCGTGATTCAGGATGTTGAAGAACTCTGCGCGAAACTGCACGTTGAAACTCTCCGAGATTCGCGGGATGTAGTTGTTCTTGAACACCGAGAAATCCAGAGCCTCCAGTCCTGGGCCGACAATGCTGTTGCGTCCGGCATTGCCGCGTAGCGTCGCCGGATTAGGAAACTTGAAACAGCTCAGGTTCACGTAGTCGAGCCTTTGCTGTTTGTAGTTTCCATTTACCAGACTGCATCCAGGCACACGGTTCGGGAAGTCCCACGGATCGGTACTGTTCAGGCCCAGGGGATCGCCGCCAATGAGCGGAGTAAATGGCACGCCGTCGCTCAGCTTGAAAACGCTGCT encodes:
- a CDS encoding WG repeat-containing protein, whose protein sequence is MIHRGRVRPLWISLVPALFFCLALQAQVKDRLFRVQVGGKFGYMNEQGKLIIPPDFKAARKFRDGLAPVQAGDKWGYIDTKGHLVIKPQYDDARIFSFGLASVEVGEHWGYINRQGRVVIPTSFEVARTFMDPGDGTGPTARVKTTGKWGMIDTQGRTIVNPMYDEMEGPLEEGVSPVKLNGLWGYIDRTNTYVIQPQFEFAEAFTSGVAAVEKDNHWGFIDHKGAWLVPCTFDGANELFEDRGPVKIGSKWGFVDKSGKLVIPAQFEEVQSFENGLAEVRNEVGLGYINRNGEWIWKSAK